A genomic segment from Neobacillus sp. YX16 encodes:
- the ispG gene encoding flavodoxin-dependent (E)-4-hydroxy-3-methylbut-2-enyl-diphosphate synthase: MIHRTKTRPIKVGNLTIGGSNELFIQSMTTTKTHDVEATVAEIKRLEEAGCQIVRVACPDERAANAIPEIKKRINIPLVVDIHFDYKLALKAIEGGADKIRINPGNIGKREKVEAVVKAAKERGIPIRIGVNAGSLEKRILEKYGYPTADGMVESALHHIKILEDLDFHDIIVSMKASDVNLAIEAYEKASKAFDYPLHLGITESGTLFAGTVKSAAGLGAIISKGIGNTLRISLSADPVEEVKVARELLKVFGLSSNAATLISCPTCGRIEIDLISIANEVEEYISTIKAPIKVAVLGCAVNGPGEAREADIGIAGARGEGLLFRKGEIVRKVPEAQLVDELKKEIDQIAEEYFQKKAAEEAEVTN; encoded by the coding sequence ATTATTCATCGTACAAAGACCCGTCCAATAAAAGTTGGCAATTTAACCATTGGCGGCAGTAACGAATTATTTATACAAAGCATGACAACTACTAAAACACATGATGTTGAAGCCACTGTTGCTGAAATAAAACGTCTTGAAGAGGCAGGCTGTCAAATTGTTCGGGTAGCGTGTCCCGACGAACGAGCAGCTAATGCCATTCCTGAAATAAAAAAAAGAATTAATATCCCATTAGTTGTCGATATCCATTTTGATTATAAATTGGCGCTTAAGGCTATTGAAGGCGGCGCTGATAAAATCCGGATTAATCCAGGAAATATTGGTAAGCGTGAGAAAGTTGAAGCTGTTGTTAAGGCTGCAAAGGAACGTGGAATACCAATTCGAATTGGTGTAAATGCTGGATCACTGGAAAAAAGGATACTTGAGAAATATGGGTATCCAACTGCCGATGGGATGGTTGAGAGTGCCCTACATCATATCAAAATCCTTGAAGACTTGGATTTCCATGATATCATCGTTTCCATGAAAGCATCCGATGTAAATCTTGCAATCGAAGCATACGAAAAAGCTTCCAAGGCATTTGATTATCCTTTACACTTAGGTATTACTGAGTCAGGAACTCTTTTTGCAGGTACCGTTAAAAGTGCTGCAGGATTGGGAGCAATTATTAGCAAAGGAATCGGGAATACTCTCCGCATTTCTTTAAGTGCCGATCCTGTTGAAGAAGTCAAAGTAGCCAGAGAGCTTTTAAAAGTATTTGGCCTTTCTTCCAATGCTGCAACGTTAATCTCGTGCCCAACCTGTGGAAGAATCGAAATCGATTTAATCAGTATTGCAAATGAAGTCGAAGAGTATATCTCGACAATAAAAGCGCCAATTAAAGTGGCTGTTTTGGGATGCGCTGTAAACGGTCCTGGTGAGGCAAGAGAAGCCGACATTGGAATTGCCGGTGCACGTGGTGAAGGCTTACTCTTCCGTAAAGGTGAGATTGTCCGTAAAGTACCAGAAGCTCAATTGGTCGATGAATTAAAGAAAGAAATCGATCAAATTGCAGAAGAGTATTTCCAGAAAAAGGCAGCTGAAGAAGCTGAGGTTACAAATTAA
- a CDS encoding DUF4190 domain-containing protein has product MEDKNDTKIRGYLPSPNTDVDSPDYPSDYREETAAEIAAPVPIARPAFQERSKSGEGTGAREGTGMGWAALVLSILSLFVMPILFGAAGIVLGFVARRRGAESLGAWAIGIGAISIIVGIFILPFF; this is encoded by the coding sequence ATGGAAGATAAAAATGACACGAAAATACGTGGGTATCTCCCAAGTCCAAACACTGATGTAGATAGTCCAGATTACCCTTCTGATTATAGAGAGGAAACAGCAGCAGAAATCGCAGCTCCTGTTCCAATCGCTCGCCCTGCATTCCAGGAAAGATCAAAATCCGGTGAAGGAACAGGGGCAAGAGAGGGAACAGGCATGGGATGGGCTGCTTTAGTTCTATCCATACTATCACTGTTTGTCATGCCGATTCTTTTTGGTGCAGCAGGTATTGTATTAGGGTTCGTTGCCAGACGTCGAGGAGCAGAGAGTCTGGGAGCGTGGGCAATCGGGATAGGTGCCATATCAATTATTGTTGGTATCTTTATCCTCCCATTCTTTTAA
- a CDS encoding Fur family transcriptional regulator → MNVNEAIQFLKENGFKQTGKREDMLQLFADSDKYLTAKDVLDELKEDYPGLSFDTIYRNLSLFVKMGILEMTELSGEKHFRFSCSRHQHHHHFICMDCGKTKEIETCPMNSLSEDLKGYDISGHKFEIYGRCPECH, encoded by the coding sequence GTGAATGTTAATGAAGCCATTCAATTTTTAAAAGAAAACGGATTTAAACAAACAGGAAAAAGAGAGGATATGCTTCAACTATTTGCTGACAGTGATAAATACTTAACAGCAAAGGATGTCTTAGATGAGTTAAAGGAAGACTATCCAGGGTTAAGCTTTGATACGATTTATCGGAATCTTTCTCTTTTTGTTAAAATGGGAATTCTAGAAATGACGGAACTATCTGGCGAAAAGCATTTTCGCTTTTCCTGTTCACGCCACCAGCATCACCATCATTTCATCTGTATGGATTGCGGTAAGACAAAAGAAATTGAAACTTGTCCAATGAACAGCTTAAGTGAGGATTTAAAAGGGTATGATATTTCGGGGCATAAATTTGAAATTTACGGACGGTGTCCTGAGTGTCATTAA
- a CDS encoding metal ABC transporter permease gives MIQGIFQYEFLQNAFLTGILIGFLAPLLGVFIVVRRLSLIADALSHVTLAGIAASLLLEKYFVTLSGLNPLYLGMVFSVGGSLFIEKLRGVYKHYQELAIPIILSGGIGLGVIFISLADGFNTDLYSYLFGSVSAVSRTDLWVIFIISIGVVMTIILLYKELFLLSFDEEHAKASGIAAKSIHFIFIIMVALVIAASMRIVGIMLVSSLMTLPVAASIRIAKGFKQTIFLSIIFGEISVLGGLFASYYLDLAPGGTIVMIAVAILVFTIIYKKVMIKNHVSQGGAAG, from the coding sequence ATGATTCAAGGAATTTTTCAATATGAATTTTTACAAAATGCCTTCCTAACAGGGATCTTAATTGGTTTTCTTGCACCATTATTAGGTGTATTTATTGTTGTAAGGAGGCTTTCCTTAATTGCCGATGCCCTAAGTCATGTAACGTTAGCGGGAATTGCTGCCAGCCTTCTTCTTGAAAAATACTTTGTTACGCTAAGCGGTTTAAATCCACTCTATTTAGGAATGGTCTTTTCAGTCGGAGGCTCGTTGTTCATTGAAAAACTACGAGGAGTATATAAGCATTACCAAGAGCTTGCTATCCCGATTATATTATCCGGCGGTATAGGTCTAGGGGTAATCTTTATTTCACTCGCGGATGGTTTTAATACGGACTTGTATAGTTATTTATTTGGAAGTGTATCTGCAGTCAGCCGTACAGATTTATGGGTAATTTTTATTATTAGTATCGGTGTCGTTATGACAATCATTTTATTATATAAAGAGCTATTTTTATTATCTTTTGATGAAGAGCACGCAAAAGCCTCAGGAATAGCAGCAAAAAGCATTCACTTTATTTTTATCATCATGGTCGCCCTTGTGATTGCGGCATCGATGCGAATAGTAGGAATCATGCTTGTTTCTTCATTGATGACATTACCGGTTGCAGCGAGCATACGCATTGCTAAAGGCTTTAAACAAACTATTTTTTTGTCCATCATATTTGGGGAAATATCTGTTCTTGGAGGACTATTTGCCTCTTATTATTTAGACCTTGCTCCTGGTGGAACGATTGTCATGATAGCTGTGGCCATATTAGTGTTTACCATCATTTATAAAAAAGTAATGATTAAAAATCATGTTTCACAAGGGGGGGCAGCAGGGTGA
- a CDS encoding metal ABC transporter ATP-binding protein: MKLHPIIEIKQVTYRYEKDTVLENINLAIPNGSFLAIVGPNGSGKSTLLKLILGLLKPQKGEIRLFGQEMSKFKDWQQIGYVSQKANSFNTGFPATVFEVVSSGLTKKLGLFRFFKKEDSQKVYDALESVGMRKFSNRNIGELSGGQQQRVFIARALVSEPRLLILDEPTVGVDAENVNAFYQMLADLNKKRGITLLLVTHDVGTISDKVTHVACLNKHLHFHGDTREFEKHQSEGMSELYGTDVQLISHQHDHGGVFK; this comes from the coding sequence ATGAAATTACATCCAATTATTGAAATAAAACAAGTTACCTATCGCTATGAAAAGGATACAGTTCTTGAAAATATTAACCTCGCCATACCAAATGGCTCATTTCTGGCAATTGTCGGTCCAAATGGCTCAGGAAAATCAACATTATTAAAGTTAATATTGGGACTATTAAAGCCACAAAAAGGAGAAATTCGCTTATTTGGACAGGAAATGAGTAAATTTAAAGATTGGCAGCAAATCGGATATGTATCCCAAAAAGCGAATTCCTTTAATACAGGTTTTCCAGCCACAGTTTTTGAAGTTGTTTCCAGTGGATTAACTAAGAAACTGGGATTATTTCGCTTTTTTAAGAAGGAAGATTCCCAAAAAGTATATGATGCTTTGGAATCTGTGGGAATGAGAAAGTTTAGTAATCGAAATATCGGAGAGCTTTCAGGAGGTCAGCAGCAAAGAGTATTCATTGCCCGTGCCCTTGTAAGTGAGCCTAGGCTATTGATTTTAGATGAACCAACCGTCGGGGTTGACGCGGAAAATGTGAATGCATTTTATCAAATGCTTGCTGATCTAAATAAAAAGCGGGGAATTACACTTCTATTAGTTACACATGATGTTGGAACTATTTCAGATAAAGTTACCCATGTAGCTTGTCTGAATAAGCACTTGCATTTCCATGGAGATACACGCGAATTTGAAAAGCACCAAAGTGAGGGGATGTCTGAATTGTATGGTACGGATGTCCAGCTAATATCCCATCAACATGACCACGGAGGCGTTTTTAAATGA
- a CDS encoding DUF2624 domain-containing protein, translating into MKIFESVINHKINTITGDELFKYAEQFNIRVNRQQAYKVAQYLRGKNVNIFDARERALLIKEIAKIAGPEVAREVNKLFVQFTK; encoded by the coding sequence GTGAAGATTTTTGAGAGCGTCATTAATCATAAGATTAATACCATTACTGGTGACGAACTATTCAAGTATGCGGAACAATTTAATATCCGAGTGAATAGGCAGCAAGCATACAAGGTTGCTCAATACTTAAGAGGGAAAAATGTAAATATTTTTGATGCCCGCGAACGAGCATTACTAATTAAAGAAATTGCAAAGATAGCTGGCCCTGAAGTAGCAAGAGAAGTAAATAAGCTATTTGTTCAATTCACAAAATGA
- a CDS encoding deoxyribonuclease IV, with the protein MLKIGSHVSMSGKKMLLAASEEAVSYGANTFMVYTGAPQNTRRKKIEDLNIEAGRRHMEENGISEIVVHAPYIINIGNTTNPDTFELGVRFLRTEIERTEAIGAKQIVLHPGAHVGAGTEAGIKRIIEGLNEVLTGKEQLQIALETMAGKGSECGKSFEELAMIIDGVNYSDKLSVCFDTCHTHDAGYNIVEDFDGVLNEFDKIVGLDKLKVLHINDSKNAVGMRKDRHENIGFGHIGFDAINYIVHHPQLTDVPKILETPYVGEDKDNKKPPYLFEIEMLREKKFNENLLDKIMLS; encoded by the coding sequence TTGTTGAAAATAGGATCACATGTCTCAATGAGCGGTAAAAAAATGCTGCTGGCAGCGAGCGAGGAAGCCGTTTCATATGGTGCGAATACATTCATGGTCTATACGGGAGCACCGCAAAACACTAGAAGGAAAAAAATTGAGGATTTGAACATTGAAGCAGGAAGAAGGCATATGGAGGAGAACGGAATTTCTGAAATTGTTGTCCATGCACCATACATCATCAATATCGGTAATACCACGAATCCAGATACGTTTGAATTAGGTGTAAGATTCCTCCGTACAGAAATTGAAAGAACAGAGGCAATTGGCGCTAAACAAATTGTGCTGCATCCAGGTGCACATGTTGGTGCAGGTACGGAAGCGGGAATAAAAAGGATTATTGAAGGCTTGAATGAAGTATTAACGGGAAAAGAGCAGCTGCAAATTGCTTTAGAGACAATGGCAGGCAAAGGCTCTGAATGTGGGAAGTCATTTGAAGAATTAGCGATGATTATCGATGGTGTAAACTATAGCGACAAGCTTTCTGTTTGTTTTGATACCTGTCATACCCATGATGCGGGATATAACATTGTCGAAGACTTTGATGGTGTATTAAATGAATTTGATAAAATTGTCGGCTTAGATAAATTAAAGGTTCTTCATATCAATGATAGTAAAAATGCAGTTGGTATGAGAAAAGACCGTCACGAAAATATCGGCTTTGGTCATATCGGCTTTGATGCTATCAATTATATCGTCCACCATCCACAGCTGACAGATGTACCAAAGATTTTAGAGACACCCTATGTTGGTGAAGATAAAGATAATAAAAAGCCTCCGTATTTATTTGAAATTGAAATGCTGAGAGAGAAGAAGTTTAACGAAAATCTTTTGGACAAAATCATGCTTTCATAA